One window from the genome of Rhodobacteraceae bacterium S2214 encodes:
- a CDS encoding transcriptional repressor: METTPAKGFAKHDHRACVATALSAADAACLARKVQFTPVRRRTLEILLEAHAALGAYDVLARLDADGFGAKPPVAYRALSFLVDQGFVHRIERLNAFVACAHPDTTHDPAFMICRGCGTVAEAQAGNSALGQSAASAGFQIEQTVIEAEGLCPTCQDPS, from the coding sequence ATGGAAACCACACCCGCCAAAGGATTCGCAAAGCACGACCATCGTGCCTGTGTGGCAACCGCGTTATCAGCGGCGGATGCTGCGTGTTTGGCGCGGAAGGTGCAGTTCACGCCGGTGCGGCGTCGGACGCTTGAAATCTTGCTCGAAGCACATGCAGCCCTTGGCGCATATGATGTCTTGGCGCGGCTTGATGCAGACGGTTTCGGGGCGAAGCCACCTGTGGCTTACCGCGCTTTGTCTTTCCTTGTGGATCAAGGATTTGTGCACCGGATCGAACGTTTGAATGCCTTCGTGGCTTGCGCCCATCCTGATACGACCCACGATCCGGCATTCATGATTTGTCGTGGTTGCGGAACCGTCGCTGAAGCGCAGGCAGGCAATAGCGCCTTGGGGCAAAGTGCGGCCTCTGCCGGTTTCCAGATCGAGCAAACCGTGATCGAAGCCGAAGGTCTGTGCCCAACTTGTCAGGACCCGTCATGA
- a CDS encoding MATE family efflux transporter, which yields MKTDSLTHRRVLQISLPIVLSNATVPILGAVDTGVVGQMGEAAPIGAVGIGAIILTAFYWIFGFLRMGTAGLAAQAHGAGDQPEVAALLSRALLIGAMAGFAMVLLQIPLFYGAFNLSPASPEVESLAREYMAIRVWSAPATIALYGITGWLVALERTKAILAIQVLMNGANIVLDLVFVLGFDWGVAGVGWATFIAEWAGLALGLWLCRDAFKGTAWRNVERIFDRIRLKNMAVVNTDIMIRSVLLQAIFVSFLFWGADFGDVNLAANQVLLQFLYITSYAQDGFAFAAESLVGQALGAKKRVALRRAAILTFGWGAATGLLLATCFAIFGPAIIDTMAKAPEVQSAGRTFLPYMIAAPLVGVASWMLDGIFIGATRTKDMRNMMIISALVYFACVFPLMAAFGNHGLWLGLLLSFVVRGITLGMKYSALEASADP from the coding sequence ATGAAGACCGATAGCCTGACGCATCGCCGCGTCCTGCAAATCTCGCTCCCGATTGTGCTGTCGAATGCGACCGTGCCGATCTTGGGGGCTGTGGATACGGGTGTTGTCGGGCAGATGGGCGAAGCCGCGCCAATTGGGGCAGTTGGCATCGGCGCGATTATTTTAACCGCGTTCTATTGGATTTTCGGGTTTCTACGGATGGGCACCGCAGGGCTTGCCGCCCAAGCGCATGGGGCAGGGGACCAACCCGAAGTCGCCGCTTTGCTATCGCGTGCGTTGTTGATTGGCGCGATGGCAGGGTTTGCGATGGTTCTGCTGCAAATCCCGCTATTTTATGGCGCGTTCAACCTGTCGCCTGCCAGTCCCGAAGTCGAAAGCCTTGCCCGTGAATATATGGCGATTCGGGTGTGGTCCGCCCCTGCGACTATCGCGCTTTACGGGATTACAGGCTGGCTGGTGGCCTTAGAACGCACCAAGGCAATCCTCGCGATCCAAGTCTTGATGAACGGGGCAAACATCGTCCTCGATCTGGTATTCGTGCTGGGCTTTGATTGGGGCGTAGCTGGTGTTGGCTGGGCCACGTTTATCGCCGAATGGGCAGGACTTGCTTTGGGTCTATGGCTTTGCCGCGACGCTTTCAAAGGCACGGCATGGCGCAACGTAGAACGTATTTTCGACCGCATTCGCCTGAAAAATATGGCGGTTGTGAATACGGACATCATGATCCGTTCCGTTCTATTACAGGCGATCTTTGTCAGCTTCCTGTTTTGGGGGGCTGATTTTGGTGATGTGAATCTCGCCGCGAACCAAGTGCTTCTGCAGTTCCTGTATATCACGTCTTATGCGCAAGACGGATTTGCGTTCGCGGCTGAATCGCTGGTGGGTCAAGCTTTGGGTGCCAAAAAACGTGTCGCATTGCGCCGCGCCGCCATTTTGACTTTTGGCTGGGGGGCTGCGACGGGCCTGCTTCTTGCTACCTGTTTTGCGATCTTCGGACCTGCGATCATAGATACCATGGCCAAAGCGCCAGAGGTCCAATCGGCGGGCCGTACTTTCCTGCCATATATGATTGCAGCCCCTTTGGTGGGGGTCGCGTCGTGGATGTTGGACGGGATTTTTATCGGGGCCACACGAACCAAAGACATGCGCAATATGATGATCATTTCGGCTTTGGTCTATTTCGCCTGTGTGTTTCCATTGATGGCCGCGTTTGGAAACCACGGCTTATGGCTTGGGCTATTGTTAAGTTTTGTGGTGCGGGGCATCACACTGGGCATGAAGTACTCCGCACTGGAAGCGTCAGCTGACCCTTAG
- a CDS encoding cytochrome B codes for MNNSRAIFSPNKRSLVKVLHGVTIPLFVWFMLVTPEDVNRIGRWAFHVHSFLGLIFVSFALFWTATYLKRGLVGRPGPKLGPRAKRAHQVLHKTLILGLFGVALTGFGLGVTSATQLWAGNIVPIGVPLNLPKWNDFIGQVHIYEFYILAVIAIAHAGFHTWRHVRLRDNALRIMAPKALHRFL; via the coding sequence ATGAACAACAGCCGCGCCATATTCAGCCCGAACAAGCGGTCGCTCGTCAAAGTACTGCATGGCGTCACGATTCCACTTTTCGTCTGGTTTATGTTGGTGACGCCGGAAGACGTAAACCGGATCGGGCGTTGGGCCTTCCACGTGCATTCGTTTCTTGGGCTAATCTTCGTGAGCTTCGCCCTCTTTTGGACAGCAACATATCTGAAGCGCGGCCTTGTCGGACGCCCTGGTCCAAAGCTCGGTCCGCGGGCCAAACGCGCCCATCAAGTTTTGCACAAGACACTTATCTTGGGGCTATTTGGCGTCGCACTGACTGGGTTTGGCTTGGGCGTTACATCTGCAACGCAGTTGTGGGCAGGCAATATCGTTCCCATTGGTGTGCCACTGAACCTGCCAAAGTGGAACGATTTCATCGGTCAGGTTCACATCTACGAATTCTACATCCTTGCAGTCATTGCGATTGCTCACGCAGGATTTCACACGTGGCGGCACGTTCGATTACGCGACAACGCGTTGCGGATCATGGCCCCGAAAGCCTTGCATCGGTTCCTATGA
- a CDS encoding TFIIB-type zinc finger domain-containing protein, which translates to MTDTDFDTPNSPLQEHRFPCDNCGSDLRFDPGDHRLICDHCGNTEPLESAAGVASGIKELDFKDAVANALAEEDIEETKVITCPNCGAQTEFDSDTHAAECPFCATPVVTDTGTHRHIKPRGLLPFELDEPASRKELTDWLGSLWFAPNGLTEYARKGRKMNGIYVPYWTFDADTKSNYTGQRGTHYYETKTVVRDGKRKQVRVRKTRWRAASGRVARFFDDVLVLASNSLPKKYTDGLEPWDLSALEPYKPEYLAGFRAEGYQVELTDGFTEARAYMDRMIRRDVKYDIGGDEQRISNVQTQISDVTFKHILLPVWLAAYKYNGKTYRFVVNGRTGRVQGERPYSAWKITFAVIIGLIIAAGVGFVIANSQ; encoded by the coding sequence ATGACCGACACTGATTTCGACACCCCAAACAGCCCGCTCCAAGAACACCGGTTCCCTTGTGATAATTGCGGGTCCGATCTGCGGTTTGACCCCGGCGATCACCGTCTCATCTGTGATCATTGCGGCAATACCGAACCATTGGAATCAGCGGCAGGCGTCGCCAGTGGGATCAAGGAACTTGATTTTAAAGACGCTGTGGCCAACGCACTGGCCGAAGAAGACATCGAAGAAACAAAGGTCATCACCTGCCCGAATTGCGGCGCGCAGACCGAATTCGATAGCGATACGCACGCTGCAGAATGTCCGTTCTGCGCAACGCCTGTCGTCACGGACACCGGCACGCACCGCCACATCAAGCCGCGTGGCCTTTTACCGTTTGAGCTAGACGAACCGGCGTCCCGTAAAGAACTAACGGATTGGCTGGGATCGCTATGGTTCGCGCCAAACGGGCTGACAGAATACGCTCGTAAAGGCCGAAAAATGAACGGTATTTACGTGCCTTACTGGACGTTCGATGCCGATACAAAATCCAACTACACTGGCCAGCGCGGCACCCATTACTACGAAACCAAAACAGTCGTGCGGGATGGGAAACGAAAACAGGTTCGGGTTCGCAAAACGCGCTGGCGGGCTGCATCGGGCCGTGTTGCGCGTTTCTTTGACGACGTGCTTGTTCTCGCCTCAAACAGCCTGCCGAAGAAATACACCGACGGTCTGGAACCGTGGGACCTATCCGCGCTAGAGCCATATAAGCCTGAATATCTGGCTGGTTTTAGGGCTGAAGGATATCAAGTCGAATTAACCGACGGTTTCACCGAAGCCCGCGCCTACATGGACCGCATGATCAGGCGCGACGTCAAATACGACATTGGTGGCGATGAACAACGAATCAGCAATGTTCAAACGCAAATCAGCGATGTGACCTTCAAACACATCCTGCTGCCGGTCTGGCTTGCGGCCTACAAATACAACGGTAAGACCTATCGCTTTGTCGTCAACGGCCGGACGGGCCGTGTGCAGGGCGAAAGGCCATACTCTGCTTGGAAAATCACATTTGCAGTCATTATCGGCTTGATTATCGCGGCAGGTGTGGGATTTGTTATCGCTAACAGTCAATAG
- a CDS encoding metal ABC transporter permease, whose translation MLDDFVVRGVLAALGTVVATGVLGCFVVWRRMAYFGDAMAHAAVLGVALSLAFSMSIYVGVIITAVCIALIFLQLTGAGQTADAALGVLAHSALALGLVIVSLLSGAKLSLSAYLFGNVLSVGTTDLAIIWGGAFIVVGVLWWQWSHLLTATLSPDLAYAAGIDPRKQELLLTILLALVVAVAIKVVGALLITALLIIPASASRQLARTPEGMAVASIIVGTLAAFAGTQASLMFDTPTGPSIVVAAACVFAATTVLGRLRA comes from the coding sequence ATGCTTGACGATTTTGTGGTGCGCGGGGTCCTTGCTGCCCTTGGAACTGTTGTAGCGACAGGCGTTCTGGGCTGTTTCGTCGTGTGGCGGCGCATGGCCTATTTCGGGGATGCGATGGCACATGCGGCGGTTTTGGGCGTGGCACTGTCGTTGGCGTTTTCAATGTCGATCTATGTGGGGGTGATCATCACGGCGGTCTGTATCGCTTTGATATTTTTGCAATTAACAGGCGCAGGGCAGACGGCCGACGCGGCGCTTGGGGTGCTGGCCCATAGCGCCTTGGCGCTGGGCCTTGTGATCGTGTCATTGTTGTCAGGTGCGAAGCTTAGCCTGTCGGCTTACCTTTTCGGGAACGTATTGAGCGTCGGAACGACAGACCTTGCGATCATCTGGGGCGGTGCGTTTATCGTCGTTGGCGTACTGTGGTGGCAGTGGTCACATCTTTTGACGGCCACGCTGAGTCCCGATTTGGCCTATGCGGCGGGTATCGACCCGCGCAAGCAGGAACTGTTGCTGACGATTCTGCTGGCGTTGGTCGTGGCCGTGGCCATTAAGGTCGTCGGCGCGCTGTTGATAACGGCCTTACTGATTATTCCCGCGTCCGCGTCACGCCAATTGGCCCGCACGCCTGAGGGCATGGCGGTCGCTTCAATCATCGTTGGGACGTTGGCTGCATTTGCAGGTACGCAAGCGTCCTTGATGTTCGACACGCCGACCGGGCCATCAATCGTGGTGGCGGCGGCCTGCGTTTTTGCCGCGACGACAGTATTGGGGCGGTTACGGGCGTAA
- the dtd gene encoding D-tyrosyl-tRNA(Tyr) deacylase yields MRALIQRVTDARVVVDGETIGEIGRGLLILVCAMQGDTAAQSAKLAAKISKLRIFTDDAGKMNLSLADTGGSALIVSQFTLAGDTSRGNRPGFSIAARPEEGRALYEQFIDDVAALGITTQTGSFGADMKVSLTNDGPVTLWLDV; encoded by the coding sequence GTGAGAGCCCTAATCCAGCGCGTCACTGACGCACGTGTTGTTGTTGATGGCGAAACCATCGGTGAAATCGGTCGCGGCCTGTTGATCCTCGTTTGTGCGATGCAGGGTGATACCGCAGCGCAGTCAGCCAAACTTGCCGCAAAGATCAGCAAGCTGCGGATCTTCACCGACGATGCTGGCAAAATGAACCTGTCACTTGCCGACACAGGCGGATCAGCTTTGATTGTCAGCCAGTTCACACTGGCAGGCGACACATCTCGCGGCAATCGTCCTGGTTTTTCGATTGCGGCACGCCCCGAAGAAGGGCGCGCGCTTTACGAGCAATTCATCGACGATGTCGCGGCTTTAGGGATCACAACGCAAACCGGCTCATTCGGGGCTGATATGAAGGTCAGCCTCACCAACGATGGTCCTGTTACGTTGTGGCTGGACGTCTAG
- a CDS encoding metal ABC transporter ATP-binding protein, producing the protein MTLLTADKVAVRYGGQTVLDRVTMALVPGEIVTIVGPNGSGKSTLLRVLIGALKPSTGTVTRSKGIKIGYVPQKLHIDQTMPLTVRRFLDLPKKVSDAQACEALETAGLSDLGKRQMSDLSGGQFQRVLLARAILGRPDILMLDEATQGLDQPGSASFYRQIEAVRQELGCAVLMVSHELHVVMSASDRVICLNGHVCCEGTPEVVSAAPAYRELFGTGTGGALALYRHDHDHHHHHDHDHDHTHEAAE; encoded by the coding sequence ATGACACTTTTGACTGCTGACAAGGTTGCTGTCCGCTACGGTGGCCAAACAGTTCTGGATCGTGTCACCATGGCATTGGTGCCGGGTGAAATCGTGACGATTGTGGGGCCAAACGGGTCCGGAAAATCAACGCTATTGCGCGTTTTGATTGGCGCGTTGAAACCAAGCACGGGAACTGTCACGCGATCCAAGGGCATCAAGATCGGCTATGTGCCGCAGAAACTGCACATCGATCAGACAATGCCGCTGACGGTGCGCCGTTTCTTGGATTTGCCGAAAAAAGTCAGCGATGCGCAGGCCTGTGAAGCGCTTGAAACCGCTGGGCTGTCTGATCTCGGCAAACGCCAAATGTCGGATTTGTCTGGCGGTCAGTTCCAGCGGGTTCTGCTTGCGCGAGCGATCCTTGGACGCCCCGATATTCTGATGCTTGATGAGGCGACGCAGGGGTTGGATCAACCGGGCTCTGCGAGCTTCTACCGTCAGATCGAAGCGGTCCGCCAAGAATTGGGTTGCGCAGTCTTAATGGTGAGCCACGAATTACACGTCGTGATGAGCGCCTCTGACCGCGTGATTTGTCTGAACGGTCATGTGTGTTGCGAAGGAACGCCTGAAGTTGTCAGCGCAGCCCCGGCATATCGCGAATTGTTCGGCACTGGGACGGGTGGCGCTTTGGCGCTGTACCGGCATGACCACGATCATCACCACCACCATGATCACGACCACGACCATACCCATGAGGCAGCCGAATAA
- a CDS encoding carbohydrate kinase: MILCAGEALIDMLPRETSAGEAAFAPHAGGAVFNTSIALGRLGVPTQFYSGISNDLFGEVLTGALAASNVDASLAHRSDQPTTLAFVKLVDGHASYAFYDENTAGRMLPLDSLPDTSADALFLGGISLAVEPCAGTYAALLKREASSKVTMIDPNIRPTFIKDEAVYRARIAEMIGLADIIKLSDEDLDWIDPEGGTADKARKMVADNDLKLLCITEGSKGVTGYTPTQEIFVAANKATVVDTVGAGDTFNAGLLASLHNAGLLTKSGVASLSDDAVRDALSLGARTAAITVSRAGANPPWASEL; this comes from the coding sequence ATGATCCTGTGTGCGGGCGAAGCCCTGATCGATATGCTACCGCGTGAAACATCCGCAGGGGAAGCCGCGTTCGCGCCACATGCGGGCGGCGCCGTGTTCAACACAAGCATCGCTTTGGGTCGTCTTGGCGTTCCGACGCAATTCTATTCAGGCATTTCCAACGATCTGTTCGGTGAAGTTCTGACCGGTGCGCTGGCCGCATCCAACGTCGATGCTAGCCTCGCCCATCGTTCGGACCAACCGACGACCTTGGCCTTCGTGAAACTGGTGGATGGACACGCAAGCTACGCCTTCTACGACGAAAACACCGCCGGACGCATGCTGCCGTTGGATAGCCTGCCCGATACGTCAGCGGACGCATTGTTCCTTGGCGGTATTTCTTTGGCTGTTGAACCATGTGCGGGAACTTACGCGGCCCTGCTGAAACGCGAAGCATCCAGCAAGGTCACGATGATCGATCCGAACATCCGTCCGACGTTCATCAAAGACGAAGCCGTATATCGCGCCCGCATCGCAGAGATGATCGGCCTCGCAGACATCATCAAACTATCCGACGAAGACCTTGATTGGATCGATCCGGAAGGCGGCACAGCCGATAAAGCCCGCAAAATGGTTGCCGATAACGATCTGAAATTGTTGTGCATTACCGAAGGGTCCAAAGGGGTGACCGGATACACGCCGACCCAAGAAATCTTTGTCGCTGCGAACAAGGCAACCGTTGTCGACACTGTTGGTGCGGGCGATACATTCAACGCAGGTCTGCTGGCCAGCTTGCATAACGCAGGGCTTTTGACGAAATCCGGCGTCGCCAGTCTATCAGATGATGCCGTGCGTGATGCGCTGTCCCTTGGCGCCAGAACTGCCGCGATCACAGTGTCGCGCGCTGGTGCGAATCCACCGTGGGCCTCTGAATTGTGA
- a CDS encoding PaaI family thioesterase: MKKPEPVQVVKQRRDAALQNLLADVPYIQFLGVQFDRRGDELTAVLPFKDDHIGNPMLPAIHGGVTAAFLEITAIIQLSWEMIWDDVETPTTDVPTRVLLPKTIDFTVDYLRSGLPRDAYARARVNRSGRRYASVHVEGWQDNRSKLFAQATGHFLMPDRSKP, translated from the coding sequence ATGAAGAAGCCAGAACCCGTGCAGGTCGTCAAACAAAGGCGTGATGCTGCCCTTCAGAACCTTTTGGCCGACGTGCCTTACATTCAGTTTCTCGGTGTGCAATTCGATCGCCGCGGTGACGAATTGACTGCGGTTTTGCCGTTCAAAGACGATCATATCGGCAATCCTATGCTCCCTGCGATCCATGGCGGCGTGACAGCTGCGTTTCTTGAGATTACGGCAATCATCCAGCTGAGTTGGGAAATGATCTGGGACGATGTCGAAACCCCGACAACCGATGTACCGACCCGCGTTTTGCTGCCAAAGACCATCGACTTTACCGTTGATTACCTACGCTCTGGCCTGCCGCGCGATGCTTACGCGCGTGCGCGGGTTAACCGGTCTGGCCGTCGTTATGCATCGGTGCACGTCGAAGGTTGGCAAGACAACCGGTCCAAGCTGTTCGCCCAAGCAACGGGTCACTTCCTGATGCCGGACAGGTCTAAACCCTGA
- a CDS encoding MerR family DNA-binding transcriptional regulator, whose protein sequence is MTTETMTIRDMCAKYDVTPRTLRFYEQKELLFPMRDGQRRMFTKRDQARLKLILRGKRFGFSLEEIRQLLDMYHMGDSQQAQLAKTYELAKTHLADMIAQRDELNVAIEELKTQMEWGAQRLEDLANGKIAAA, encoded by the coding sequence ATGACAACTGAAACAATGACCATTCGCGACATGTGCGCGAAATACGACGTAACCCCCCGCACTTTGCGGTTTTATGAACAGAAAGAACTTTTGTTTCCTATGCGTGACGGCCAGCGCCGGATGTTCACTAAGCGTGATCAAGCCCGCCTCAAACTGATCCTTCGCGGTAAGCGGTTCGGGTTCAGCCTAGAGGAAATCAGGCAGCTGCTGGACATGTACCACATGGGCGACAGCCAACAGGCACAGCTCGCGAAAACATACGAACTGGCCAAAACGCACCTCGCCGACATGATCGCCCAGCGCGATGAACTGAATGTCGCCATCGAGGAGCTGAAGACACAAATGGAATGGGGCGCACAGCGCCTTGAAGATTTGGCAAACGGCAAGATCGCCGCTGCCTAA
- a CDS encoding PaaI family thioesterase, whose product MVASFIQNMPHAKALAMHVEHSGDGEAVISMPYDERLIGDPETGVIHGGAVSALMDTCCGTAVMCHPNAGVPTATLDLRIDYMRSATPGQAITTTATCYHVTRNVAFVRAVATDDDKDRPVATATGAFTVPQVKKVAT is encoded by the coding sequence ATGGTTGCATCGTTCATACAAAACATGCCCCACGCCAAAGCGCTCGCGATGCATGTGGAACATTCCGGCGATGGCGAAGCGGTGATTTCCATGCCCTACGACGAACGCCTTATTGGCGATCCTGAAACTGGCGTGATCCACGGTGGTGCGGTTTCAGCATTGATGGATACGTGTTGTGGCACAGCCGTTATGTGTCACCCGAATGCAGGTGTACCCACTGCCACGCTGGATCTACGCATCGATTATATGCGCTCTGCGACGCCTGGACAGGCGATCACCACGACAGCCACGTGTTATCATGTGACCCGCAACGTGGCTTTTGTGCGCGCTGTTGCCACGGATGACGACAAAGATCGCCCAGTGGCGACCGCGACAGGTGCATTCACCGTCCCACAAGTGAAAAAGGTGGCGACATGA
- a CDS encoding MerR family DNA-binding transcriptional regulator, with protein sequence MSEPRLSFKEMCAKFDVTPRTLRYYEYIELLSPEKEGRSRFYGSKELARMTLILRGRRFGFALEDIRQWLQIYENEGTQAQMETWVKLADKQLVELDEQRKQLDDTMTELKRLRDLTAKNVG encoded by the coding sequence ATGTCTGAGCCCCGCCTGTCCTTTAAAGAAATGTGTGCCAAGTTCGATGTGACCCCACGGACGCTGCGCTACTACGAGTACATCGAACTACTCAGCCCCGAAAAAGAGGGCCGTTCTCGTTTCTATGGCAGCAAAGAGCTGGCACGCATGACTTTGATCTTGCGTGGCCGCCGCTTCGGGTTCGCGTTGGAAGACATTCGCCAGTGGCTGCAAATCTACGAAAACGAAGGTACGCAAGCGCAGATGGAAACGTGGGTCAAACTGGCCGACAAACAGTTGGTTGAACTGGACGAACAGCGCAAACAGCTGGATGACACGATGACCGAATTGAAGCGTTTGCGCGATCTGACAGCCAAAAACGTCGGATGA
- a CDS encoding zinc ABC transporter substrate-binding protein, translated as MSLRSLPLLSLLAAVPAAAWADAPQVMTDFGPTHSIATTLMQGIGTPDVLLAPGDDPHDFTLRPSQARTLSQADLVIWVGASLTPWLVDPLENLAGDAAHLSLLETEGWNLLPFRDLDEAMGHDDHAEHGDHDDHEDHGEHAEHGDHDDHEDHDDHAEHGDHDDHASHDHGEFDPHAWLDPTAVSVWADAVAQALIAQDAENAEQYAANLAAFQTDLTTLSAELAATAIQIDGTQIILPHDSFQYFEVGVGLTPAGFISNSEDADPGPGHLRELREMVEAGDVTCVLHESPTDAEWAAVLIENTAAQTAMVDATDRAGVGYIAMMTSLATTLRDCAN; from the coding sequence ATGTCCCTACGTTCTCTCCCACTTTTGTCACTACTGGCGGCTGTCCCTGCCGCTGCTTGGGCCGATGCGCCACAAGTTATGACCGATTTTGGCCCGACCCATAGCATCGCGACGACATTGATGCAGGGCATTGGGACGCCAGACGTCCTGCTAGCTCCCGGTGACGATCCCCACGATTTTACATTGCGTCCATCACAGGCCCGCACACTTTCCCAAGCTGATCTCGTGATTTGGGTGGGTGCATCCCTGACACCTTGGTTGGTTGATCCGCTTGAAAACCTGGCAGGTGACGCCGCGCACTTGTCACTGCTTGAGACAGAGGGCTGGAACCTGCTGCCATTCCGCGATCTTGATGAGGCCATGGGCCATGATGATCATGCAGAGCACGGCGATCATGATGACCACGAAGACCATGGCGAACACGCGGAACATGGCGATCATGATGATCACGAAGACCATGACGACCACGCGGAACATGGCGATCATGATGATCATGCGAGCCACGACCATGGTGAATTTGACCCGCATGCGTGGCTCGACCCCACTGCCGTATCCGTATGGGCCGATGCGGTGGCACAAGCCTTGATCGCTCAAGACGCGGAGAACGCGGAACAATACGCCGCGAACCTTGCGGCATTCCAAACGGACCTCACAACGCTCTCGGCAGAGCTGGCCGCCACTGCGATACAGATCGACGGCACACAGATCATTCTGCCGCACGACAGTTTCCAGTATTTTGAGGTCGGTGTCGGTCTGACCCCTGCGGGCTTTATTTCGAACTCTGAAGACGCCGATCCTGGCCCCGGTCACCTGCGCGAGCTGCGTGAAATGGTCGAAGCGGGCGACGTGACCTGCGTGCTGCACGAATCCCCAACGGACGCGGAATGGGCTGCTGTTCTGATTGAGAACACAGCAGCACAAACGGCGATGGTCGATGCGACAGACCGCGCTGGCGTGGGTTACATCGCGATGATGACAAGCCTCGCAACGACCCTACGCGATTGCGCCAACTAA